CATATTTCTTGATCTTATTAGGCCTTGGAGCAATTTGAAATACTGCAAACTTGATTGATTATGTGCAGTCTTTGTTACACATTTATCTGCTCAGTTTGCTGTAAAGTCTCTTTGGCGTGTGTTAACTACCCACCCACATCACTGATAAGATTGATCTACATGTTTTCTTCACCATCCTGTTTATACTTTCTGATAGGAACCTAAAGTAGTAGCTCACTTCCTTATTTGGCTTTTTGGTGATACTGAAGTAGCTAACAGTACTATATCATGTTTCTTGATCCTATCAGGCCTTGGAGCTGTTTGGAACACAGCAAAAGTAGAACCAGGGTCTAATGTTGCCATCTTTGGTCTTGGGACTGTGGGACTTGCTGTAAGCTACTACCTTTCTAAACCTTCCCATGATTCATTTTCTCCATGGAAGTGAACGTTTTggttaaatttatttacattgTCAATGGATAGGTTGCTGAGGGTGCGAAAACAGCTGGTGCTACAAGGATCATTGGCATTGATATCGACAGCAAGAAGTATGAAACTGGTAAAAacttcttatccttttttttattgGCTTGGTTAATCAGACAATACATTGAGTTCTTTCTTGGTTGGAATATCAGCAAAGAAATTTGGTGTGAACGAGTTTGTGAACCCAAAGGACCACCAAAAGCCAATTCAGGAAGTGATTGTCGACCTCACTGATGGAGGTGTTGACTACAGCTTTGAGTGCATCGGGAATGTCTCCGTGATGAGAGACGCATTGGAGTGCTGTCACAAGGTAAACTCAAGAACCCATTAAGAGCCTATAGAACTTACATAAGACGAGAGGGTGTGCTTTAAGAGTAAAGACGATGGTGTAGGGATGGGGAACATCAGTTATAGTGGGTGTTGCAGCATCAGGACAAGAAATATCAACACGACCGTTCCAACTTGTGACTGGCCGCGTGTGGAAAGGAACAGCATTTGGTGGTTTCAAGAGTCGAACCCAAGTGCCTTGGCTTGTAGAGAAGTATATGAACAAGGTCAGAAGAAATTTTAACTTAAAGCAACGATTCTGATTTTATCTTCTCTTCAAACACTTGACTTTTTGTATGACGAGTGCAGGAGATAAAAGTGGATGAGTACATAACGCACAGCATGACATTGGGAGAGATCAATAAGGCTTTTGATCTGCTGCATGATGGCACTTGTCTTCGTTGTGTCCTCAGTACCAGCGATTGATACACCAATGGGTTTatgtcgtctctctctctctctgctttaTCATGCGTCTTGTGACTCGTCAATTTCCTGAGCAACAGACTCGAACCGTGTGTGCGCTTTaataatttttgattaaaagACCGAGAAGCATCATTAATAATAAGCAACCATGTTTATGGAGATTACATGGATCTAGTGTTCGATTAAGATGACCAACATCGTACTAGATG
This genomic stretch from Brassica napus cultivar Da-Ae chromosome C9, Da-Ae, whole genome shotgun sequence harbors:
- the LOC106418151 gene encoding alcohol dehydrogenase class-3-like, with protein sequence MATQGQVITCKAAVAYEPNKPLVIEDVQVAPPQAGEVRIKILFTALCHTDAYTWSGKDPEGLFPCILGHEAAGVVESVGEGVTEVQPGDHVIPCYQAECRECKFCKSGKTNLCGKVRSATGVGVMMNDRKSRFSVNGKPIYHFMGTSTFSQYTVVHDVSVAKIDPKAPLEKVCLLGCGVPTGLGAVWNTAKVEPGSNVAIFGLGTVGLAVAEGAKTAGATRIIGIDIDSKKYETAKKFGVNEFVNPKDHQKPIQEVIVDLTDGGVDYSFECIGNVSVMRDALECCHKGWGTSVIVGVAASGQEISTRPFQLVTGRVWKGTAFGGFKSRTQVPWLVEKYMNKEIKVDEYITHSMTLGEINKAFDLLHDGTCLRCVLSTSD